The genomic segment CGCCTCCAGAAGTACCACAGCtgcgggggaaggaggaggacagGCGGTGACACCTGCTCTCCAGGCCACAAGCAGCCCCGCTGCCCTCAGGGCCGCCGGCCGGCCTGCTTGTAAAAGTCTCGCCAGGACCACCTCAGGGGCTCGGGCGGCAGCTTTGAATTTTTGGGGTGCTCGTGAGTCCTGCTGGTAGCTGAGAAAGTTTGGACCCTGTTTCCAAAAAGTGCAGAGACCCAGACAATGCCAGGGGCCTGCTGTCTCCCTGTGGGTCCAGGTGGAGGGCTCACACTCCGCGTGGTGAAAGAGGCTCCTTTCCCTCCCCCGCCCTGGCCTCACAGGGACCACCGGCTGCTCCAGCCAACCTGGCCTCAGTGCCTAAGTCCTGCCCACCCTCCAAGACTCACTCCAAGAGTCTCAGTGCCACGGCCCAGCCTGTCTCCTGCAAGCTGGCAGCATCTTGCCCTGAAGAGGCCGTGCTGGAGGCACTGGGCTGAGTTCCCCCTGCCGCCACCCTTCTGTGCTCCCCAAGTGAGGAATGAGCCAGGGACCTGGGGTCAGGGGCTTCCAGCTCCATTCCCAGGGGAGCAGAGCCGGCACTGCCAAGGAGTCATAGGAGATATCTGCTGCCCCATGGGCACCCCAGAAAGCACAGCAGGGAGGGTACCCAGCCCAAAAGGCAAGGCCAGAACCCTCGGCCCTCAGCTGCCCTGAGGCTGGCCAGGATGGGACCAGGTGTGGGATTCAGCTTCCCGTACATGGAGGGACTGTCGTGAACTCACTCTCAGGCTGCTTGTAGCAGAATTccaggtttggggtgggggatgggaagaaCCCTCACCTGGCCCATGAGGATGTTGGCCCCCACAAGCAGCATCAGGATGTGGCCCAGCAGCAGCATGGAGTTCCCAGCAGTTCCTTCCAGCGGGAGGGAGTCCTGCACAAAGACACACTCGGGTCGGGCCTGGGGTCCCCCCCAGCAGCTCCCCGCTGAGAGCGAGGCTGGGGGCCCATTGCTCGTGAGAGCTGTAGGGAGGCCCCCCGAGCAGCAGAGcaaacatgggctctggagccagactccctgggttcagatcccaacTCCACCACTCACagcctgtgtgaccctgggtaagttccttaaactctctgtgccttcctTCCCTCAACTGTAAACTGGCGATGATAAGAGTTCATCATTtcagagggttgttgtgaaaTTAATTAAATACGTTAACACACGTCGTCAGTCACTTGAATACTTTCTCACGTGTGCTGCACACTCAGTGAGTGGTAGTATTGTTGTTGTTACTACTATGTTGTTACTTCCGTATCATGACCAGCTGTGTAAGCGCCGTGGGCAGGCCACCAAGCGGTCCGGCCTCCGGTCAGCATTTGCAGGACGGGGTTGTAATCCCTGCCCCATCTTCTGCCAGGATTGTTTCCAGGAGGCCTCCCCAGGATGTGCCCCTCCCTGCCTTGCCTTGTCCAGGGCAGGCTGGTGGTAGGTGACAGCGGTGAAGATGGACATGTAGGTCAAGTAACACAGGAAGTTGAAGAGGAACCTGGGGATGAGCAGATTCCACTTCACCTGCAGCAGTTTGTTCAGCGGCTCCAAAACCACCATTCGGTGCCGGTGCTGGGATGGGAAGGCGAGAGCCAGAGGTGCATTCAGCAAGTACACGTGGAGGCACCAGGGGAGAGCGGAAAGGGTGCGGAGCCCCGAGCGACCCCTCCCCGCCGGCCGCCACCCCACCCTCGTGGCTGTGGAGTGACAAGTCCAGAGCAGGTGCTGGTCAACAGAGAGGCCCCCAGTGGTAGCCACCGGGACCCCGGTGTGACCCCTGTGTCGGGTGGGACCGGCCTGTGTGGAGCGAGCGTGTGCCCAGCGGCCGGGTGCACACGTGCGGCCACACCCCGACTGTTCGGTTAAAGGGCAGGGGCGGCCCTGCAGGCAGCCCCGAACTGTGGACCTTGCAGGGAGCTCTGCCAGGCCCCCTACGCACACCCCCGCCCCTGGGGTGAAGCAGGCTCACCGGGCTTTGGCAATGAAAGGCGATGATCTCCAGCACTGAGTTCTCCTCCCAGCTGTCCACAGAGGCCAGGTCATACAGCGACACCCGCACAGGCCCGTAGGACCACTCCGTGAACTTGCGGGAAAGGGACTGGCACGGCCCCGGGAACTCCCGCTGCAGGATGTGTCTGAGAATCTACAGGGCAGGCACGTGAGCTTGGCGTGCACAGAGCTGCCCACCGCCCAGACACACATACATGCCCTGCACCCACGGGTTCTTGCACATATGAACTCTTACACAGGTCCACGCACACTCAGCCACCATGTAGACACTCCCACCCACCCGCCTTTGCCAGCCTGCCTCTTCCTTCCGCACTCCTGCCCCAATGCCTCTTTCCTGGACACTCATATGGCCGAGGGACCCCCAATCCAAGGGTCCTTAAGGCCCCATGAGATCAGAGGCTACCAGttacacacgtgtgtgcacgttTGTGGCCAGAGTCTAGAGCTTTCAACAGACTAGAAGCCACCCCTAGCCCGGACAGCTCCAGAAGCAATTTGGTCTTACAAATGAGGAATGGTGGGGAGGCTTCCCAGATGGGGCAGCGGCTTCCATAGGCCACACAGCCATGCCTCTAGACGGCAAAGAGAGGTACCCACACCCCAGGGACCTTGGAGggcaggaaaaaaacataaaatttccgcttatgtttatttttatcttaacctttaaaaatacCTGTGTTCTAAGCATTGGGCCCTGTGTGGGCTGTGTGGGTTGTAAGCTCCCCCAATAATAAGGATCAGACAACAGGAAAGTCGTTTGGGAAAAAAGTAAAGCTGgatcatgcttttctttttttttcttttttgccgagcggctcttagttccccaaccaggaattgaacccgggcccttggcaatgaaagcaAAGAGTCCTAACCATCGGaacactagggaagtccctcgtgCTTACTCTTTATAAGAGTAACCTATAACTTTCAGATAAATCGAAGTTTTAGGCATTCAAAATCAAACTGCAAAAGAAAAGTCTGGAAGCAAATATGGATACGGAATATACACACtcacgtgcacacatgcacacacacacacacacacacacacacaaagttttaAAACCTTGTAGAAGGAATTAAGCAATagcaaaaccaaagaaaagaTAACACTTggatacataaaaatgtaaaaattctgtGTCGCAAAAAATgccacaaaaatttttttaatgttgaactgGGAGAAAAATTTGCAACTGTTATAGTAAACAAAATGATGATACGTTCGTTATCAAGAACACTTAGCCATCAATACGAAGAAAACCTGAGAGCTAAGAACATGACAAGACTGTCTCCTAATCAAGAAACCCAAGTGACTTAAAAAATCCCTGggagttccctgatggtccagtgtttaggacttggtgctttcaccgccgtggcctgggttgaatccctgatcagggagctgagatcctgtaagctgcgcagccaaaagaaaataaataaataaaataaaatccctgttttaaaatgtaatatattcatTCTGTAGCTCATATATAATTTatcagtaaacacacacacaggagaggtGCATGCTGAAACTGTTCTGAGCTAGACACCACCCCAGGCTCTTCCTGCAGAAATCCCGGGTTGAGTCCTGCTGCTTCCTGGAAAGGGGGGCTGGCCACTCACCTCAATTTTGCCCTCCTTGGCGGCCAGCTTCAGGGGCGTGAGGCCCTGCAGGTTGGGGATGTCCTCGAGCCGCACCGTGGGGCAGAGGCGGGCCCCCGCCTGGAGCAGCCCATCGTACATGCGGGTCACCATCTCCGTGTTCTCGGCCGAGTCGTCTGCGATCATCACCAAGGCGTGCAGGGCCGTGTTGCCCAGAGAGTCGGCGGCCTGCAGGCTGGCGGGCTGGTGCGGGTTCTCCAGGAGGTAGGTCACCACGTCCCACTGCTTGGTGCACGCGGCCAGGGAGAGGGGCATCTCGCCTGGGGGCCGAGGGGACAGCTTGGGCCTTGGGCCTCCCAGCATCCACCCGCCTGCTTCTCACCCTCCCTGGACCTCCTTGAGGTGGGTCAGGCGCCCACAGGAGAGGATGCGCACAGCCTTGGGGTCCCGGGCCCACCCAGGCCAGTGCAGTGAGCGGAGAAGGCCCCGGGCCCCGCATCCTCCTAGGAGCCCCAGTCAAGGTGGCTCTGTCCAGCTCTGACCCAAGGGAGAGGGGCCCAAAGCTCTTCACCATCTAAAGGAGCAGAACGGGAGCCTGCCAACCAGGGTTCCCGCCCCCCGcctctttctctttgctttgccGGGGCCTAGACACCCCTTTCTTCAGGCCCCGTCTGGTCTAGTCTCCTCACACACCAGTTCTACGCCCCCGTTCCCCTGCCCTGGTCTGAGCTCATGTGTGGTGAGCTTCCTTGGCCAGACAAGGATAAAACACCTCTTAAGACAAACTGCTTTTGCAGGCGGGCTAGCTATTAGAAGCGTGAGCCTCAGggtcagacagatctgggtttaaGGGTCACATTaaccctgtgaccttgggcaaggcctTACCCCCTCTGCAGCTCAATTTATCCAAGAAGGCTCCTCACCGAAGTAGAAGCAGGTCTCTTGGCTTTTCTTCTGGAAGAACTGGCCACAGGCCCGGGCATGCACGTCAGCCCCATTCTCCACCAGGAGCTTCACACACGGCAGGCTCCTCTTCTCGATGGCGATGTGCAGGGCGCTGTGGCCTCGGTAGTACTCATCTGTGCACTGGGCGTTGACCAGAGGCCGAGGATTGCCCAAGTCCCGGTCAATCTGCAGCAGCGGCTCAATGCAGGCGTTGGTCCCGTCCCGAAGGTTCAGCACGGCCTTCATCAGGCATGTCTTCCCCGTGGAGCCCTCTGTGGGAGGAGGGGGGGGCACCGTGGTGCTCAGGCCACCCACCCGCCTATACAGTGAGCCCATGCCCCAAAGTACCCCGGCTGGCTGGAGGGAGCTAAGACTCCAGCCAACAGGTGTTAGAATACCAACAGGTATGACTACAGTTTCTGCCCTAGAAATTAAGTTTCTAAGACAGAGTTCGTCATGTGTGCAACACTATCTACACGAGAACATTTGgagcagtatttctttttttttaatttttaaatttatggctgcattgggtcttcgttgcgcacgggctttctctagttgcagtgagcaggggctactcttcgttgtggtgcacgggcttctcgtcgcggtggcttctcttatggggagcacgggctctaggagcacaggcttcagtagttgtggctcgcgggctctagagcacaggctcagtagttgtggcgcatgggcttagttgctccgcggcatgtgggatcttcccggaccagggctcaaacccatgtccctgcattggcaggtggattcttaaccactgcgccaccagggaagccctggagcagtATTTCTTAAGTGGCTCTACCACTTAATGACTCTGTCTcttctgggcaagtcacttggcctcctgtttatttatttatatctttggctgcactggggcTTCGCTGCtgcgcaccggctttctctagttgtggtgagcgggggctactctttgttgtggtgtgtggacttctcattgtggtggcttctcttgttgcggagcatgggctctaggcgtgcaggcttcagtagttgtggcgtgcgggctcagtagttgtggcgtgcgggctcagtagttgtggctcatgggctctagagcacaggctcagtagttgtggcccactggaccagggattgaacctgtgtcccctgcattggcaggcagattcttaaccactgcaccaccaggaaagccccttggcctctctaaacctcagttttcctcactgtAAAATGGGACCCTTCAGGGTTATTGTAAGGATCACATGGAATTATATACAAAATTCTTAGCCCacagagggcctggcacacagtgtgtTGAGGCTGAAAACTACACACAACCTAAATGGCCACCAATAGGGGTTAGTTAAGTAAATTGTGGTAAATGTACAGGATGGGAAACTCTGCAGGTTGTTACAGTGACTGAGTTAGAGGCCTGTGTACTGAAATGGACCAAGTTGGGGGAAAGCCCATTACAAGCACATCATTATGTATTTACATCAATGGCATGGCcccatttatgtaaatatatgccTAATGTATTTAAACAGTTTGAAAGTATGTACCCCAAATCATTATCAGGGGTCCAGGATGACAGACTGTTTTTATCCTCAGCTTTATACATTTCATTACTATTTGAACCTTCTAGAAGGCACACATGTTCTTTTCCTAATCAGATATCCCCAAACAATACAGATATTTAGATTTGGGGCAAAGAATGCTCTGAGATGGATAAAGTGTAAGGTAACGTGTATTAGATCTCAGCGATGCTGTtactgaaagagagagagagacagggaaaggcTGCGCTGAGGAAGGCCGTGAACATCCATCCATCCGGCCACTGAAGCGGCTGAGGGCGGCAGACGCAGGCTGGGAGCCGGTGGGGTGAGTGGAAGAGGGAGCGGGCTGTCCTCGCTCTGTCAGCAGGGCCCCTGCAGTCATCCTGGCAGGAGGGCTGCTAGAACTCCGCCCCTGCTCGCCCCTCAGTTCCTGACTGTGGCCAACACCCAGCGGCAGCCTGGTCTCAGCACAGCACACGGCGGCTCTGGCCCGAGCAGCAGGCCTACCTGTGTACTCCGAGTCCGTGAGGTACTTGCTGGTCCGGCGCAGGTACTCTGGTAGCCCCACCAGATCCTCGGGGACCCCCCGGGCCACCACGCTGAAGAGCCGGTCACGGTCGAAGCGGTTTGGGTCTGGTTGGCTGTGGGGGGATGTGGTTTGTGACTGACGCTGCAGGAGAGCCCTGGGCCCCCAGAA from the Delphinus delphis chromosome 19, mDelDel1.2, whole genome shotgun sequence genome contains:
- the TRPV2 gene encoding transient receptor potential cation channel subfamily V member 2 isoform X2; its protein translation is MRSPHTTTKSSPRSPQLEKAEGSTGKTCLMKAVLNLRDGTNACIEPLLQIDRDLGNPRPLVNAQCTDEYYRGHSALHIAIEKRSLPCVKLLVENGADVHARACGQFFQKKSQETCFYFGEMPLSLAACTKQWDVVTYLLENPHQPASLQAADSLGNTALHALVMIADDSAENTEMVTRMYDGLLQAGARLCPTVRLEDIPNLQGLTPLKLAAKEGKIEILRHILQREFPGPCQSLSRKFTEWSYGPVRVSLYDLASVDSWEENSVLEIIAFHCQSPHRHRMVVLEPLNKLLQVKWNLLIPRFLFNFLCYLTYMSIFTAVTYHQPALDKDSLPLEGTAGNSMLLLGHILMLLVGANILMGQLWYFWRRRLFIWISFMDSYFEILFLVQALLTVLSQVLCFLAIEWYLPLLVCSLALGWLNLLYYTRGLQHTGIYSVMIQKVILRDLLRFLLVYLVFLFGFAVALVSLSREARDPGAPAGSNTTEVAGKGDAEGSTAPYEGVLDASLELFKFTIGMGELAVQAQLRFRGVALLLLLTHVLLTYVLLLNMLVALMSETVSSVASDSWSIWKLQKAISVLEMENGYWWCRRKKQRAGVRLTVGTRPDGLPDERWCFRVEEVNWAAWEQTLPTVREEPSGPGGPGALKNPALASQSSQDSAVEEDHVPLQLLESH
- the TRPV2 gene encoding transient receptor potential cation channel subfamily V member 2 isoform X1 translates to MSSPSSPPAFRLETSDGGQEDGAQVDKGKLGSGAGPPPMESPFQGEDRNFSPQIKVNLSFRKGAGASQPDPNRFDRDRLFSVVARGVPEDLVGLPEYLRRTSKYLTDSEYTEGSTGKTCLMKAVLNLRDGTNACIEPLLQIDRDLGNPRPLVNAQCTDEYYRGHSALHIAIEKRSLPCVKLLVENGADVHARACGQFFQKKSQETCFYFGEMPLSLAACTKQWDVVTYLLENPHQPASLQAADSLGNTALHALVMIADDSAENTEMVTRMYDGLLQAGARLCPTVRLEDIPNLQGLTPLKLAAKEGKIEILRHILQREFPGPCQSLSRKFTEWSYGPVRVSLYDLASVDSWEENSVLEIIAFHCQSPHRHRMVVLEPLNKLLQVKWNLLIPRFLFNFLCYLTYMSIFTAVTYHQPALDKDSLPLEGTAGNSMLLLGHILMLLVGANILMGQLWYFWRRRLFIWISFMDSYFEILFLVQALLTVLSQVLCFLAIEWYLPLLVCSLALGWLNLLYYTRGLQHTGIYSVMIQKVILRDLLRFLLVYLVFLFGFAVALVSLSREARDPGAPAGSNTTEVAGKGDAEGSTAPYEGVLDASLELFKFTIGMGELAVQAQLRFRGVALLLLLTHVLLTYVLLLNMLVALMSETVSSVASDSWSIWKLQKAISVLEMENGYWWCRRKKQRAGVRLTVGTRPDGLPDERWCFRVEEVNWAAWEQTLPTVREEPSGPGGPGALKNPALASQSSQDSAVEEDHVPLQLLESH
- the TRPV2 gene encoding transient receptor potential cation channel subfamily V member 2 isoform X3, with amino-acid sequence MSSPSSPPAFRLETSDGGQEDGAQVDKGKLGSGAGPPPMESPFQGEDRNFSPQIKVNLSFRKGAGASQPDPNRFDRDRLFSVVARGVPEDLVGLPEYLRRTSKYLTDSEYTEGSTGKTCLMKAVLNLRDGTNACIEPLLQIDRDLGNPRPLVNAQCTDEYYRGHSALHIAIEKRSLPCVKLLVENGADVHARACGQFFQKKSQETCFYFGEMPLSLAACTKQWDVVTYLLENPHQPASLQAADSLGNTALHALVMIADDSAENTEMVTRMYDGLLQAGARLCPTVRLEDIPNLQGLTPLKLAAKEGKIEILRHILQREFPGPCQSLSRKFTEWSYGPVRVSLYDLASVDSWEENSVLEIIAFHCQSPHRHRMVVLEPLNKLLQVKWNLLIPRFLFNFLCYLTYMSIFTAVTYHQPALDKDSLPLEGTAGNSMLLLGHILMLLVGANILMGQLWYFWRRRLFIWISFMDSYFEILFLVQALLTVLSQVLCFLAIEWYLPLLVCSLALGWLNLLYYTRGLQHTGIYSVMIQKVILRDLLRFLLVYLVFLFGFAVESHLCPGDGERLLVVQEEEAAGRGETDSWHQAGRSPRRALVLQGRGGELGCVGADAAHGA